The following are encoded in a window of Harmonia axyridis chromosome 7, icHarAxyr1.1, whole genome shotgun sequence genomic DNA:
- the LOC123684844 gene encoding coiled-coil domain-containing protein 97 has translation MTMDFEPNPEVVEPPSNIYQNTELEKEFIPILNYLVGLDQISFKSQQKGEADLTKEEKFKIGVDIFSKNKLQFLLRFGDYLLLEHLNFFTKITTDNNEDADDIRVVINNLSEKAIHNKKVCNVKNRRFEALQQMIVEDKYFSEIEMMKRNPLLYDQLIGQYLTEEEIKERDKYCTEDQTSFVKILMEGIERNDAEAERKNQEIYEDNALEESDSDSDCESMDDGESSLNPHTSRTLWGEYQNEDKPAKPKQKNIFITAPEKKLLREEFITTMYQSFLDGADKDFEYETVDCNSKYDCIETMEHDEEDKYFDSEEPATIPVEELNEDSSEDELDIFMSALNDNPTVHQLSTDIQRINTNN, from the coding sequence ATGACGATGGATTTTGAGCCAAATCCGGAAGTAGTGGAGCCTCCCTCTAACATCTACCAAAATACTGAATTAGAAAAGGAatttattccaattttaaattaCCTAGTAGGTTTGGACCAGATAAGTTTCAAAAGCCAACAGAAAGGGGAAGCAGATTTAacgaaagaagaaaaattcaaaataggtGTAGATATATTTtccaaaaacaaacttcaattcCTACTTAGATTTGGCGATTACCTTCTCTTAGAACATCTTAATTTCTTCACCAAAATCACAACTGATAATAATGAAGATGCAGATGACATACGTGTTGTTATTAATAATTTGTCAGAAAAGGCAATTCACAACAAGAAAGTTTGCAATGTCAAAAATAGGAGATTTGAAGCACTTCAACAGATGATTGTAGAggataaatatttttcagaaattgagaTGATGAAAAGAAATCCTCTACTTTATGACCAGTTGATAGGGCAGTATTTAACagaagaagaaataaaagaaaGGGATAAATACTGTACAGAAGACCAAACCAGtttcgtgaaaattttgatgGAAGGTATAGAAAGAAATGATGCTGAAGCTGAAAGAAAAAATCAGGAAATATATGAAGATAATGCTCTAGAAGAAAGTGATTCTGATTCAGATTGCGAATCAATGGATGATGGGGAAAGTTCCCTAAATCCTCACACTTCCAGAACTTTATGGGGTGAATACCAGAACGAAGATAAACCTGCAAAACCAAAGcagaaaaacattttcattacAGCTCCTGAGAAGAAGCTACTCAGAGAAGAATTCATAACAACGATGTATCAAAGCTTCTTAGATGGAGCAGATAAGGATTTTGAATATGAAACTGTTGATTGTAATTCGAAATATGACTGTATAGAAACTATGGAGCATGATGAAGAGGACAAATATTTCGATTCAGAAGAACCCGCTACAATACCTGTGGAAGAATTAAATGAGGACTCTTCTGAAGATGAATTAGACATTTTTATGAGTGCACTAAATGATAATCCTACTGTTCACCAGTTGTCAACAGATATCCAAAGAATCAatacaaacaattga